The window TAATTTACCCAAATTACTCGAATCGCGTTCGCATACCTTGTAGTGAATATGATATTTATCTTTTGGTGGATTAGGTGGGTCCAACTACTAGGGTAGTGGGTTTCGttgggtggttttttttttttttttttttttttttacaatatagaatttctactttaacctaatttaaatgtatatgtgtttgAAGCTCCCTCTAAGAGACTTGAATCTCGatccttgccccccacacttcataagcacttatactttTGGAGTGATTATCACACTAAGAGTGTGTGATGGTTTGTTAGGTATTAGGTTGACTTCTTTCAAAACGCCAAGACCCAACCTaacctcatatatatatatattagcctTTGAGCACAGGCTTACCCGTGTGCtcaaaagcctttttttttttgttgtaaatttaataatttgtatctattataatttaaaaatatattttttatttttcaaataaataaaaataataaactttagAAATAAATAGTAACTGTAATTTCTCTTTTGAACATGAAGGGaaacaaatcttaaattttaggatttctctttttgaattcaaaatgaaatttgttatttgacatttatgaccctatttttaaatgaagttatCGTTTATTAATGAGGATATTTTTGAGTCACATAAAAGTTCAATTGAAAGAGGGGAATCCtcttatatgtatgtatgtatgtatgtatacacacacacacacacacacacacacacatactagcCTTTAAGCACGTGCGTTGCGCGTGCTCAGagacttttatatttttttgcgtaaaagttaataatttgtatttattatagaaaaaaaaaaaaaaaaaacaacaacaacaacaacaacaacgtgaagagaaaaaaatttttaggaattttcttttcgaattcaaaatgaaatttgttatttaatatTTCTGACTcaatttctaaatgaagttaccTTTTATTAATAATGACATTTTTGAACCAAATAAAAGTCTAATTGAAAGAGGtgaatcctcttatatatatgtactagtcatgaaaatatataaatatatatatatatatatatataacatagccttttacttaattttatcaagttttaacacgttcatttattatatttatctaaaatttatcatttactCTAATTTGTGAAAACTATGCGATAAAATTcgtataaattttaattgtggCCAACAAAATAGGAGCCACCAATCTACTTGTCCACACTTTCATTATCTCTTTTTGGATATATGGACATCCTTTCTTGCGAGTAGTTTGTCAACATTACTACataatcttacaaatatatttattttttagaacatATTCATTTAATTCATCAATTACTTTGATCCGTTCGTGTacaatattataaatttgtggCCGACAAAATAATGATCTCGTTTACATATATGGACAACCTTTGTTGAGAGTAGCTTGTCAATACTTCACTGATCAGTCACTTGgctcaaacaaaacaaaatgacagACTCCACCTCTTCAAACAACAAGCTCCAAGGCAAGGTGGCCATTATCACCGGAGGCGCAAGCGGCATGGGCGAGGCTACGGCTCGCGAGTTCGCCGCTCACGGCGCACGAGCCATCGTCATCGCCGACGtccaagacgaaaagggccaaAACGCCGCCGCGTCAATCGGCTCCAACGTATGCACCTACGTACACTGCGATGTCAGCGACGAGGAACAAGTCAAGAACTTAGTAGACTCCACGGTGAAAGCGTACGGACGCTTGGACATCATGTTCAGCAACGCGGGCGTGGGGAGATCCACCCACGCGTGCGATCAGACCGTGCTGGACATGGACCTGTCGGCTTACGACAAGCTCATGGCGGTGAACGCGCGCGGATCGGCGGCGTGTGTGAAGCACGCGGCGAGGGCGATGGTGGAAGGGCGCGTGAGGGGGAGCATCGTTTGTACGGCGAGCATAGGGGCGAGTGTTGGCAGCGAGAAGTTGGTCGACTACGTGATGTCGAAGCACGCGGTGCTGGGGTTGGTGAGGTGCGCGAGCTTGAAGCTGGGCGCGTATGGGATACGCGTGAATTGTGTTTCACCAGGACCAGTTGGGACGCCGATGTTGAAGGACATTTTGGGGAATGAAAATGATGAGGAAGTGGATAAGATGGCAGAGTCGAATTATACTTTGAAAGGTGGGGTGGTGAGACCCAAAAATGTGGCTGACGTTGTGGTGTTTCTTGCTTCTGAGGATTCCCAGTTTGTCACTGGCCATAATTTGGCTATGGATGGTGGGTTTCTTAGAGTTTAGAATTCGGCTAAGTAATCCGTTAGAATGACCCAATTGTGCGTATATGGGTTCGTTTGTAATAGTTGAAGATGCAATTATCAAATACAGTAACTCTTTCTCTATGTGATCATAAAGTTAAGAATGAAGGAGCATGATCAATGAAGCACTGATgttgaaatgaaataaaataattctttagATTGGTGTAGTgattaattaaaagatttgatAGTTTCACTAATGGTGTTTACACTCTTTGGCAACATATCAAACTCCTTGGCATTTTGTGGTAGAACACTAGCAATAGTGGTGCTAAATAgttaaatagttatttttaacACCAACAATTCTACAAAGTGGGTTACGATAGTTgagctaaatttaaaaattttagtttcttatcGTGCACAGCTATGGACAGCAGCAAgaagttaaaacaaaaaaaaagatatatattttattaaattttccattaaaatactgttttttttttttttttttcttattcttttttcttttctcttcccaTTTCAGCttatctctctctgtctctctctctctctctctctctctctctctctcacgttACTTCCCTCTCTCAAACCAaagctcctctctctctctctctctctctctctctctcatctcacaGATTAAGTCACGCCCTTGCCACCTCCCTTGAATccatctcttttctctttgcTCAGATTGGAATGCCCTTGCCGCCACACTTGAATCCCTTGAATCCATCTCTTTTCTCTTCACTTATATCAGAATTTGGGTGTGGGGGAatggtgtttgattttttttttttggtgggtttggagGTTTGGTGGCTATGGTGGTGGATTGGTGACTATGATGGTGGTTtggtttgttattttgtttgtgggtttggttgtgTCTGTGTTGGTGATGGTGGTTATGGAGGTTGTTGCTGCTAGAGTGGTAGTGGAGGTGATTGTGGGTGGATGAAAGGTTGTTGTGgtggatatttttttattttattttaatgagttttttaagattattttaatcaaatagctaaaaatataAATCCATTGATGTTAGGTATATTATAAAGTGAagaagtaaaatagataaagtgaatTTTGTAGGTGCTgaatagtttaatttttaactccattgatgtggatgctcttatgtGGAACATTATACGTGgcaatttgaaacaaaaatttagtTTCCCTACATAAATGTTCTAAAGTCTACTTCGAAGTTCAGAATGACTTGGATAGGCCAAAAAGTGGGTGGGGAGAATAGTCACACAATGAAGATAGATGATTTCAACAAGGgattggtgggttgggtcaggttttgaaatttgtttttagaGTGGGTTGGGTTCGAGTCATAAAATTCACAAATCTGCCATAACCTAATCCACCTatatttaacatatatttaaaatttaaaaatatattatacaatttcgttatttacttttttacctATCTTCCCAAATAAAACCTATGGGGATGAAGGGCCCAAGAGTGTATATCGGGCTGTGGGCCTTGTTCGAGGACATTTAACAGTCTAAGGACAGGTAGGCTTTAACGGAAAGATACCAATCGGTGAGTTATGGAAGGATTCTGGCCATAAAGGTTTGGTAAGGTTGTCTAAGGAGAAATGCCTCCTTAGCTAAACATAGCAGATGTCAGAAGGTTTGGCTTGCCATCAAGAGCTATGCTCCGAACGATTCTACTGGTAAGGATAAACATTAGGAGGGAATAGGACAAAGGGAAGCTAAAAAATATCCAAGAGAAAGcagctaccaccgcattaaaagctctgcagctaactctctgatCATATTAATATGGAGAtaatacatgaacagtaatatTCAGCCTTACAACTATTCCCAAAGACTCCAGGAaagtgttgatgggacaaggataAAAGCCAGCAACTTGATCTACATGTGAAGGGTTGAGATGAAGGAAACAGTagaatataaagaagaaagaccCCAATTACAGGAGGATCATCTGAGAATCTATaggaaaaacactatagcaataAGAACTAGActtgtaataaaattgaaaagaggCCTATACAAGATATACTCTCCTCTAACTTTGCCAAGGAAGATTTTTTTGCACGAAACTTGTTTATCTTTGCTTTCTTATCATCTTTAACCCATCACGATTGTTGTCTAACTCATTGAAGTTTAGTTTCCAGCCcactctctaaaaattcattgtgttgggctctttgggcctgaATCATTTTACCTTCTGGGTTTAGGAATCAAAACGTGCTCTTACAAAACCTAAACCCTAAGTTCTCCTCATATATTTTGCATTGGTTTGGTATTATGCTCAGGATTATCTGGTTGTAAATTTGCTCTTATTTGTAGTGGTGTTGTTCTAATTCtcaatttaatattaataatagtaattaaaaaaatttgtccacCCTGATCCACGTGAGTTAGGTTGGGTTAGGCTAGACCCCTATTGTATGTCGGGTtgtataggattttttttaacccaccatggtgggttgggttgataAAACCCCTCTACCCAAACCATGCATGCCCATAGTTTCGACATGTCAAtccattttttaacaaaacataaaaGGGTCCACATCTGAAGACAAAACAACAAAAGTGAGtatttttagctattttagGGTGgttattaagaaacttaaattatacagaacctaaaaaaaaaaggaatttgaatatatcaacatcaccaatatatatatatatatatatatatgaaaattttcaatttctttctacaaacaaaattaaaaagcaaaaagagatTGATGAAAATAGGTGAGAATTAAGAATGATGAGATGAGTAATTAAGTGAGAAAGAAcctgaaaataataatagagaaaataaaaatgggaaaagtgagagaaaacAATGAATGATACATGTTGTGATTGCAAGCCAAGCCACTAAAGAGTAGAACTCTCAACGCCGTTGAGGAGAACTCACTGCCACAATCTCTCTCTTGGTAccattttttaggaaaatgacATTTgggattatttatttatttttatgaaatga of the Quercus robur chromosome 10, dhQueRobu3.1, whole genome shotgun sequence genome contains:
- the LOC126702429 gene encoding (+)-cis,trans-nepetalactol synthase NEPS1-like → MTDSTSSNNKLQGKVAIITGGASGMGEATAREFAAHGARAIVIADVQDEKGQNAAASIGSNVCTYVHCDVSDEEQVKNLVDSTVKAYGRLDIMFSNAGVGRSTHACDQTVLDMDLSAYDKLMAVNARGSAACVKHAARAMVEGRVRGSIVCTASIGASVGSEKLVDYVMSKHAVLGLVRCASLKLGAYGIRVNCVSPGPVGTPMLKDILGNENDEEVDKMAESNYTLKGGVVRPKNVADVVVFLASEDSQFVTGHNLAMDGGFLRV